Proteins encoded by one window of Rhodamnia argentea isolate NSW1041297 chromosome 6, ASM2092103v1, whole genome shotgun sequence:
- the LOC125315571 gene encoding senescence-specific cysteine protease SAG39-like yields the protein MASALVGKLVLVMVAILGLLASQAWSRELQEATMRERHEQWMVRHGRVYADAAEKEQRFSIFKDNVEYVESSNKDGSKPYKLAVNAFADLTSEEFKASRTGYKRSSSRTPASAKPFRYESVTAVPASMDWRKKGAVTPVKDQGQCGCCWAFSAVAAMEGITQLTTGKLISLSEQELVDCDTSGEDQGCGGGLMDDAFEFIISNHGLTTEANYPYQAVDNTCNAQKAASSAAKITGYEDVPSNSESALLKAVAHQPISVAIDAGESDFQLYSSGVFTGECGTSLDHGVTAVGYGTSEDGTKYWLVKNSWGTGWGEEGYIRMKRDIDAKEGLCGIAMQASYPTA from the exons ATGGCTTCCGCACTCGTTGGCAAACTTGTTCTTGTGATGGTGGCCATCCTAGGACTCTTGGCCTCCCAGGCATGGTCGCGGGAGCTCCAGGAAGCGACCATGCGAGAGAGGCACGAGCAGTGGATGGTTCGCCACGGGCGGGTGTATGCAGACGCTGCCGAGAAGGAGCAGCGCTTCTCGATCTTCAAGGACAACGTTGAGTACGTCGAGTCCTCCAACAAGGATGGGAGCAAACCGTACAAGCTAGCTGTCAATGCGTTCGCTGACCTAACGAGCGAGGAGTTCAAGGCCTCGAGGACTGGGTACAAGCGCTCGTCCTCCCGGACGCCGGCAAGTGCTAAACCGTTCCGATACGAGAGTGTGACCGCCGTTCCAGCAAGCATGGACTGGAGAAAGAAAGGAGCCGTCACGCCTGTTAAGGACCAAGGCCAATGCG GATGTTGCTGGGCTTTCTCTGCGGTGGCGGCCATGGAAGGGATTACCCAACTCACGACCGGAAAACTGATCTCCTTGTCCGAGCAAGAGCTAGTGGATTGCGACACAAGCGGTGAAGACCAGGGTTGCGGGGGCGGCCTCATGGACGACGCTTTCGAGTTCATCATCAGCAACCACGGCCTCACGACGGAGGCCAATTACCCTTACCAAGCTGTCGACAACACCTGCAATGCCCAGAAAGCAGCCTCCAGCGCCGCGAAAATCACCGGATATGAAGACGTGCCTTCCAATAGCGAGTCCGCCCTTCTGAAGGCAGTAGCACACCAGCCCATCTCCGTGGCCATCGATGCGGGCGAATCGGATTTCCAATTATACTCCAGCGGTGTTTTCACCGGGGAATGTGGGACCAGTCTGGACCACGGGGTCACCGCGGTTGGGTACGGGACGAGCGAGGACGGAACCAAGTACTGGCTGGTCAAAAACTCGTGGGGCACCGGATGGGGCGAGGAGGGATACATCAGGATGAAGAGGGACATTGATGCTAAGGAAGGTCTCTGTGGCATTGCCATGCAGGCTTCATATCCAACTGCATAA